One genomic region from Epinephelus moara isolate mb chromosome 8, YSFRI_EMoa_1.0, whole genome shotgun sequence encodes:
- the lifra gene encoding LIF receptor subunit alpha a, with protein MLRLSVSPSSNASCKLAWLICVLLGLSATHLYAKDVLTVPQQVSLSADMYTQQLSISWLGGAATTFDLMILRTELNETVFYETVPVTVSQASGRHQWNWTSVEPLECTSLSIKIRSRDGQTTSEWSDTQILQGNDIPSNEKFQMYPQDRIVPVGANTTFCCIVEEGKQFGSIRYRSMFMNTTRLSRRTYATTAVNQRLSGQTGTNVICYETPEQKLTGAVVFVGYPPLPRDFVCETNDLISAVCQWNEGRDTNLYRKRGTRYTLNNRDCTLKQLPGKQIECSVAQWDGNWTLVAVNTLGQYSLTDSAELSHRVRPVAPSNLDCIVNAWNATVMWQWKYESYSSLALVCQVEVTSLGIKTKRTFSGVGLRSVVISDVYPYEDHSVQVRCGAQQNFWKWGNWSEPLSFKTKSYAPDAPDVWMWMNKDHTGQVIWKPLTRRQSHGLITGYEITLWSPEENLQHTKNVPPDTSAVSINLTQITTLSGDDKYIATVIAKNVAWASQPASVLIPLRLTDVEPLAVSRAVYTDRGFPLFWQSDANATCGYVVEWYDASCKRDCPVEWIKVAAGSTNVSIESDNFQPGVRYNISLYSCSSEAPELLQRWQGYMQELVPSSSVPLSASQQNSDVLLTWGEIPLANIRGFLLGYNIYVSNGSQLILLANLTELDSRSYTVEGLSEGSYKFTVKAFTSAGEDTGATASITLEPYTDWLILEILASLGITALFLAIVTLICYKKRKWVKKAFYPDIPEPKLPGDWSRPQGPLDVKPSPHSLVHMVERPEWDSSKEALVVIPEEDEDEDGEGIGDEPVDTDEPTSLRYYNQVVDERPIRPRYPDSSASSASSLDSARTDVTYTGIQTSGSSLVFQLDPQGSSEGHQPQADLSVCIGGGGYRPQMQSIAPSDDVGLISPEPFLEPQAASAGGYKPQSSWHLDSPGEARENGGLAPSLGSPTSIASTQFLLPDGEEHAEEKRPLSSSAATWFTNLLSSTKP; from the exons ATGCTTCGCTTAAGTGTCAGTCCCAGCTCAAATGCTAGCTGTAAGCTGGCTTGGCTCATCTGTGTTCTCCTGGGACTCTCAGCTACACATTTGTATGCCAAAGATG ttcTCACTGTACCCCAGCAGGTGAGCCTGTCAGCTGACATGTATACACAGCAACTGTCCATATCCTGGCTGGGAGGAGCAGCCACAACCTTTGACCTCATGATTCTAAGAACTGAACTCAATGAAACTGTTTTCTAC GAGACGGTGCCTGTGACGGTGAGTCAGGCGAGTGGTCGGCACCAGTGGAACTGGACCTCAGTCGAACCTCTGGAGTGTACCTCGCTTTCGATCAAAATCCGCTCAAGAGACGGACAAACAACAAGCGAATGGAGCGACACTCAGATACTTCAAG GAAACGATATCCCCAGCAATGAGAAATTCCAGATGTACCCCCAAGACAGAATTGTACCAGTGGGGGCCAACACCACCTTCTGTTGCATTGTGGAAGAGGGGAAGCAATTTGGTAGTATCCGCTACCGCAGCATGTTCATGAACACGACGCGGCTCAGTAGGCGAACTTATGCCACTACAGCAGTTAATCAGAGACTGTCTGGCCAGACGGGAACCAACGTCATCTGTTACGAAACCCCTGAGCAAAAACTGACCGGAGCGGTGGTGTTTGTTGGAT ATCCACCACTGCCCAGGGATTTTGTGTGTGAGACCAATGACTTGATCTCAGCTGTGTGCCAGTGGAACGAAGGACGAGACACAAACTTGTATCGCAAACGAGGAACACGCTACACCCTGAACAATAG ggACTGTACTCTGAAACAACTGCCGGGAAAGCAGATAGAGTGTAGCGTGGCTCAGTGGGACGGTAACTGGACACTGGTAGCTGTGAATACTCTTGGCCAGTACAGCCTCACTGACTCTGCTGAGCTCAGTCACAGAG TGCGTCCAGTAGCACCATCTAACCTAGACTGTATTGTCAATGCCTGGAATGCCACTGTAATGTGGCAGTGGAAGTATGAGAGCTATTCCTCTCTGGCTCTGGTCTGCCAGGTAGAAGTCACCTCCCTTGGGATCAAAACAAAg CGTACCTTCTCTGGTGTAGGTCTGCGGTCAGTGGTTATATCCGACGTGTATCCTTATGAGGATCACAGTGTTCAAGTCCGCTGCGGTGCCCAGCAGAATTTCTGGAAGTGGGGAAACTGGAGCGAACCACTTTCCTTCAAAACCAAATCTTATG CTCCAGATGCTCCTGATGTGTGGATGTGGATGAACAAAGACCACACTGGGCAGGTCATTTGGAAG CCTCTGACACGAAGACAGAGCCATGGTCTGATCACAGGTTATGAAATTACTCTCTGGAGCCCTGAAGAAAATTTACAGCACACCAAAAACGTTCCACCAGACACTTCTGCTGTATCAATCAACCTCACACAGATCACTACCCTCAGCGGTGACGACAAGTATATAGCAACCGTCATTGCAAAGAACGTTGCTTGGGCGTCGCAGCCTGCAAGTGTACTTATACCTCTACGTTTGACAG ATGTGGAACCCCTTGCTGTGTCCAGGGCAGTTTATACAGACAGAGGTTTCCCTCTGTTCTGGCAGAGCGATGCCAACGCCACCTGTGGTTATGTGGTAGAATGGTATGATGCTTCCTGTAAGAGGGACTGCCCTGTGGAGTGGATCAAAGTGGCTGCTGGAAGCACTAATGTCTCCATTGAGTCAG ACAACTTCCAGCCAGGTGTGAGGTACAATATTTCCCTGTACAGCTGCTCCTCAGAGGCCCCAGAGCTGCTGCAGCGCTGGCAGGGATACATGCAGGAGCTGG TCCCCTCCAGTTCTGTCCCTCTGTCAGCCAGTCAGCAGAACTCTGATGTTCTTCTGACCTGGGGGGAGATCCCGCTGGCCAACATACGAGGCTTCCTCCTGGGCTACAATATTTATGTCAGCAATGGCTCCCAGCTCATACTTTTAG CCAATCTGACAGAACTAGACAGCAGGAGCTACACAGTAGAAGGTCTCTCTGAAGGCTCCTATAAATTCACTGTCAAGGCCTTCACGTCAGCAGGCGAGGACACAGGCGCCACTGCCTCCATAACGTTGGAGCCATACA CTGATTGGTTGATCCTGGAGATCTTGGCTTCCCTGGGAATCACAGCCTTATTCCTGGCCATTGTCACCTTGATTTGCTACAAGAAAAGGAAATG GGTGAAGAAGGCGTTTTATCCAGACATACCTGAGCCCAAGTTGCCTGGAGATTGGTCCAGGCCACAG GGGCCATTGGATGTGAAGCCATCTCCCCACAGTTTGGTCCACATGGTTGAAAGGCCCGAGTGGGATTCTAGTAAAGAAGCACTCGTCGTCATTCCTGAagaagatgaggatgaagacGGGGAGGGGATAGGAGATGAGCCAGTCGACACAGATGAGCCAACGTCATTACGCTACTACAACCAAGTGGTAGATGAGCGACCCATCAGGCCGCGTTACCCAGACTCCTCTGCTTCGTCTGCGTCCTCTTTGGATTCAGCACGCACTGATGTGACGTACACAGGGATCCAGACCTCGGGATCTTCTTTGGTCTTCCAGCTGGATCCACAGGGCTCCTCTGAGGGCCACCAACCGCAGGctgatctgtctgtctgcatcgGTGGAGGAGGGTACCGGCCTCAGATGCAGTCTATAGCCCCAAGTGATGACGTGGGCCTCATTTCTCCCGAGCCTTTCCTCGAGCCCCAGGCTGCCAGTGCTGGGGGCTACAAACCCCAGAGCTCCTGGCATTTGGACTCCCCTGGGGAAGCTAGGGAAAACGGTGGCCTGGCACCGTCTCTTGGATCCCCCACCTCAATTGCTTCCACTCAGTTCCTCCTCCCTGATGGAGAGGAACACGCAGAGGAGAAGCGACCGCTGTCATCGTCGGCAGCAACCTGGTTCACCAATCTGCTGTCATCCACAAAACCGTGA